A genomic window from Arthrobacter sp. FW305-BF8 includes:
- a CDS encoding nicotinate phosphoribosyltransferase, with product MSNSAGWEQPRTSLFTDHYELTMLRGALHSGAAHRKAVFEAFARRLPDGRRYGIVGGTGRLLEGIMAFRFGDAELEFLARTGVVNKETLDYLADFRFTGDIWGYAEGEAYFPNSPILIVESTFAEACILETYILSVLNHDSAIASAASRMVMAAGQRPCIEMGSRRTQEESATAAARAAVIAGFDSTSNLEAGLRYGLKTVGTAAHSFTLLHDTERDAFEAQIASLGAGTSLLVDTYDVETAVRTAVDIAGDKLGAVRLDSGDLVEQAQWVRQLLDDLGNERTRITVTSDLDEYAIAALQSAPVDSYGVGTSLVTGSGAPTASMVYKLVSRTNDAGDFVSVAKAAKNKTSKGGRKYALRRLNDNGTATQELIGVGHRPADDGNDRALLQQFIKNGELLPGWTGHEGVLRARQRHADSMAELPSVVHRLHRGEPAIPTLYEDN from the coding sequence GTGAGTAACTCCGCCGGCTGGGAGCAGCCCCGCACGTCCCTGTTCACCGACCATTACGAGCTGACCATGCTGCGGGGGGCCCTCCATTCCGGCGCCGCGCACCGCAAGGCAGTGTTCGAGGCGTTCGCGCGCCGGCTCCCGGACGGGCGCCGCTACGGGATTGTCGGCGGAACGGGCAGGTTGCTCGAAGGCATCATGGCGTTCCGGTTCGGCGACGCGGAACTCGAATTCCTGGCACGCACCGGCGTGGTTAACAAGGAGACGCTCGACTACCTGGCTGACTTCCGCTTCACCGGCGACATCTGGGGATACGCCGAGGGCGAGGCGTACTTCCCCAACTCCCCCATCCTGATCGTCGAATCAACGTTCGCCGAGGCATGCATCCTGGAGACCTACATCCTGTCCGTCCTCAACCACGACAGCGCCATCGCCTCGGCGGCCTCGCGCATGGTGATGGCGGCCGGCCAGCGGCCCTGCATCGAGATGGGGTCCCGGCGGACCCAGGAGGAATCAGCCACGGCTGCCGCCCGTGCCGCCGTCATCGCCGGATTCGACAGCACCTCAAACCTCGAGGCCGGGCTCCGGTACGGGCTCAAGACGGTGGGCACCGCCGCCCACTCCTTCACGCTGCTCCACGACACCGAGCGGGACGCCTTTGAGGCGCAGATCGCCTCCCTGGGGGCCGGCACCTCACTGCTGGTGGACACGTACGACGTCGAAACCGCCGTCCGTACGGCCGTTGACATCGCCGGGGACAAGTTGGGCGCCGTGCGGCTGGACTCCGGCGACCTGGTGGAGCAGGCGCAGTGGGTCCGGCAACTGCTGGATGACCTGGGCAACGAACGCACCCGTATCACGGTGACCTCGGACCTGGACGAATACGCCATTGCGGCCCTGCAGTCCGCCCCCGTCGACTCCTACGGGGTGGGCACGTCCCTCGTGACGGGCTCCGGTGCACCCACCGCCAGCATGGTTTACAAGCTGGTCAGCCGGACCAACGACGCCGGGGATTTTGTTTCGGTGGCCAAGGCCGCCAAGAACAAGACGAGCAAGGGCGGGCGCAAGTACGCCCTCCGCCGGCTCAATGACAACGGCACGGCCACGCAGGAGCTCATCGGGGTGGGCCACCGGCCGGCGGACGACGGCAATGACCGGGCGCTGCTGCAGCAGTTCATCAAGAACGGCGAGCTCCTGCCCGGCTGGACCGGCCACGAAGGCGTCCTGCGCGCCCGGCAGCGCCACGCCGATTCCATGGCCGAACTGCCCTCGGTAGTCCACCGTCTGCACCGCGGCGAGCCGGCCATCCCCACGCTCTATGAGGACAACTGA
- a CDS encoding isochorismatase family protein, whose product MARALIIVDVQNDFCEGGALPVEGGAAVAGAISEYVENHHGQFDHIVATQDWHIDPGTHFSEAPDFKDTWPPHCVAGSPGAELHPELDTEHIQAYFHKGLYTAAYSGFEGLLAPEDAVPTGERQPGSLPGAADPGYAPEEDAIGLDDWLQSHDVEDVVVVGLATDHCVMATSLDAVQAGYAVTVIKRLTAGIADDLDDTYAEMELGGVDLE is encoded by the coding sequence ATGGCACGGGCACTCATCATCGTCGACGTCCAGAACGATTTCTGCGAGGGCGGCGCGCTGCCGGTGGAGGGCGGGGCCGCCGTGGCCGGGGCCATTAGCGAGTACGTCGAGAACCACCACGGCCAGTTCGACCACATCGTGGCCACGCAGGACTGGCACATCGATCCGGGCACACATTTCTCGGAAGCCCCGGACTTCAAGGACACCTGGCCGCCGCACTGCGTGGCCGGGAGCCCGGGTGCCGAGCTGCACCCGGAACTGGACACCGAACACATCCAGGCCTACTTCCACAAGGGGCTGTACACCGCGGCCTATTCCGGGTTCGAAGGCCTGCTGGCACCGGAGGACGCCGTCCCCACCGGCGAGCGGCAGCCCGGCTCCCTGCCGGGTGCTGCCGACCCCGGTTACGCTCCTGAAGAAGACGCGATCGGCCTCGACGACTGGCTCCAGAGCCACGACGTGGAGGACGTCGTGGTGGTGGGCCTCGCCACCGACCACTGCGTCATGGCGACGTCACTGGATGCTGTCCAGGCTGGCTACGCCGTCACCGTGATCAAACGGCTGACGGCGGGGATCGCCGATGACCTCGACGACACCTACGCCGAAATGGAGCTGGGCGGCGTGGACCTCGAGTAG
- a CDS encoding DEAD/DEAH box helicase produces the protein MTETLFGGPTLPPAYPERAAWGTAQKLRAWQQEALDLYFSKAPRDFMAVATPGAGKTTFALRVASMLIEAGTVNRVTIVAPTDHLKRQWADAAARVGIAIDPNFKNSDGQHGRGFIGVAVTYAQVASKPMLHRAKTEAARTLVILDEIHHGGEALSWGDGLREAFDPAARRLSLTGTPFRSDTSPIPFVEYTEDREGIRRSKSDYTYGYGNALRDHVVRPVIFMAYSGQMRWRTSAGDEMAASLGEAAVTKDITSQAWRTALNPAGEWIPAVLAGADKRLSEVRRSVPDAGGLVIATDHEDARAYAGQLKKITGESPTVILSDDAKASNKIEEFSAGNQRWMVAVRMVSEGVDVPRLSVGVYATSTSTPLFFAQAVGRFVRSRKRGETASVFLPSVPPLMALANSMEAERDHALDRPQNDDGDGLMDLEESLMDEANREEKASDSLTKGKFEALDSQASFDRVLFDGGEFGTGGDIGSEDELDFLGIPGLLDAEQVGMLLRQRQHEQQGRKKRQGPAVPAAPAVPDHRMLMDLRNELAKNVAAWSARTGTPHGVVHTKLRTVCGGPPVAQANEEQLQSRLKKLQDWFIGRT, from the coding sequence GTGACGGAGACACTCTTCGGCGGACCCACCCTGCCTCCGGCTTATCCGGAACGTGCAGCCTGGGGAACCGCCCAGAAGCTCCGTGCCTGGCAGCAGGAAGCCCTGGACCTTTACTTCAGCAAGGCTCCCCGCGACTTCATGGCCGTGGCCACGCCCGGCGCCGGCAAAACCACCTTTGCGCTCAGGGTGGCCTCCATGCTCATCGAGGCCGGCACGGTGAACCGCGTGACCATCGTGGCGCCCACCGACCACCTGAAGCGGCAGTGGGCTGACGCCGCCGCGCGTGTCGGCATCGCGATTGATCCCAACTTCAAGAATTCCGACGGCCAGCACGGCCGCGGGTTCATCGGCGTGGCCGTGACCTATGCGCAGGTGGCAAGCAAGCCCATGCTGCACCGGGCCAAGACCGAAGCCGCCCGCACCCTGGTGATCCTTGATGAGATCCACCACGGCGGCGAGGCGCTGTCCTGGGGCGACGGTCTCCGCGAGGCCTTCGACCCCGCGGCCCGGCGGCTGTCCCTGACCGGTACGCCCTTCCGCTCGGATACCTCACCCATTCCGTTCGTGGAGTACACCGAGGACCGCGAGGGCATCCGCCGCTCCAAGTCGGACTACACCTACGGCTACGGCAATGCGCTGCGTGACCACGTGGTGCGGCCGGTCATCTTCATGGCCTATTCCGGGCAGATGCGCTGGCGCACCAGCGCGGGTGACGAGATGGCCGCCTCCCTCGGCGAGGCCGCTGTCACCAAGGACATCACGTCGCAGGCCTGGCGGACCGCCCTGAACCCCGCGGGGGAATGGATTCCCGCCGTCCTGGCGGGAGCGGACAAGCGGCTCAGCGAGGTCCGGCGGTCCGTTCCCGACGCCGGTGGCCTGGTGATCGCGACCGACCACGAGGACGCCCGGGCGTACGCCGGCCAGCTCAAGAAGATCACGGGCGAGTCGCCGACGGTGATCCTGTCCGATGATGCAAAGGCCTCAAACAAGATTGAGGAGTTCAGCGCGGGCAACCAGCGCTGGATGGTTGCCGTGCGCATGGTGTCCGAAGGCGTGGACGTGCCGCGTCTTTCGGTGGGCGTCTACGCCACATCCACCTCCACCCCCTTGTTCTTCGCCCAGGCAGTGGGTCGCTTTGTGCGTTCCCGGAAACGGGGCGAGACGGCCTCGGTCTTCCTGCCGTCCGTTCCCCCGTTGATGGCGCTGGCCAACAGCATGGAAGCCGAACGTGACCATGCCCTGGACCGGCCGCAGAACGATGACGGGGACGGCCTGATGGACCTCGAAGAGTCGCTGATGGACGAGGCGAACCGCGAGGAGAAGGCGTCGGACAGCCTGACCAAGGGCAAGTTTGAGGCTCTGGACTCGCAGGCTTCCTTCGACCGTGTGCTGTTTGACGGCGGCGAGTTCGGCACCGGAGGCGACATCGGCTCCGAGGATGAGCTCGACTTCCTCGGCATCCCGGGCCTGCTGGACGCCGAGCAGGTGGGCATGCTGTTGCGCCAGCGCCAGCACGAGCAGCAGGGCCGCAAGAAACGCCAGGGCCCTGCGGTGCCCGCCGCCCCCGCGGTACCCGACCACCGGATGCTGATGGACCTGCGGAACGAGCTGGCCAAGAACGTGGCGGCCTGGTCCGCACGGACGGGCACCCCGCACGGCGTGGTGCACACGAAGCTGCGGACCGTCTGCGGCGGCCCTCCGGTGGCACAGGCCAACGAGGAGCAGCTCCAGTCCAGGCTGAAGAAGCTCCAGGACTGGTTCATCGGCAGGACTTAA
- a CDS encoding DUF3039 domain-containing protein: MDAMSSMTDPLDNDPMRELSGTGSSTATIEREELRQEVEPGDRERFSHYVRKEKIMESAMTGEPVIALCGKVWTPGRDPQKFPVCPECKEVYDGLRPGNDGGKGSGGDSGNNK, from the coding sequence ATGGATGCCATGAGTAGCATGACGGATCCTCTCGACAACGACCCCATGCGTGAGCTTTCCGGCACCGGATCGTCCACCGCAACCATTGAGCGCGAGGAACTGCGCCAGGAAGTGGAGCCCGGCGATCGTGAGCGCTTCTCGCACTACGTGCGCAAGGAAAAGATCATGGAGTCCGCCATGACGGGCGAACCGGTCATCGCGCTGTGCGGCAAGGTCTGGACGCCCGGACGGGATCCGCAGAAGTTCCCGGTCTGCCCGGAGTGCAAAGAGGTCTATGACGGCCTCCGCCCGGGCAACGACGGCGGCAAGGGGTCCGGCGGAGACTCAGGCAACAACAAGTAG
- the nagB gene encoding glucosamine-6-phosphate deaminase, translating to MEVVILPGGKQIASLVADAVESLLRSKPDAVLGLATGSSPLPVYEELARRHEQAGLDFSRACGFTLDEYVGLEPGHPESYREVIRRDFANRVNIDPGNVLGPDGSAADIPAACRAYEDRIRERGGIDLQLLGLGTDGHIGFNEPGSSLASRTRIKSLIEQTRRDNARFFDSLEEVPHHVVTQGLGTILESRHAILIATGAQKAQAVHDLVEGPLAAICPASVLQLHPHASIVVDEAAASSLKLADYYRHTFDHKPAWQGL from the coding sequence ATGGAAGTCGTCATACTTCCGGGCGGCAAGCAGATTGCCTCCCTCGTGGCGGACGCGGTGGAAAGCCTGCTGCGGAGCAAGCCCGACGCAGTGCTGGGGCTGGCCACGGGATCATCGCCGCTGCCGGTCTACGAGGAACTTGCCCGGCGCCACGAACAGGCCGGCCTGGACTTCAGCCGCGCCTGCGGCTTCACCCTGGATGAGTACGTCGGGCTGGAACCCGGACACCCCGAGTCCTACCGGGAGGTGATCCGCCGCGATTTCGCGAACCGGGTCAACATCGACCCCGGGAACGTCCTCGGACCGGACGGAAGCGCTGCGGACATCCCGGCAGCCTGCCGGGCCTACGAGGACCGGATCAGGGAGCGCGGCGGCATCGACCTGCAGCTCCTGGGCCTGGGAACCGACGGGCACATCGGCTTCAACGAGCCGGGATCATCGCTGGCATCCCGCACCCGGATCAAGTCGCTCATCGAGCAGACCCGGCGCGACAACGCCCGCTTTTTCGACAGCCTTGAAGAGGTTCCGCACCATGTGGTGACCCAGGGGCTGGGCACCATCCTCGAGTCGCGGCACGCGATCCTGATTGCCACCGGAGCTCAGAAGGCGCAGGCCGTCCACGACCTCGTGGAGGGGCCCCTTGCCGCGATCTGCCCTGCCTCTGTCCTGCAGTTGCACCCCCATGCCTCCATCGTGGTGGACGAGGCCGCCGCGTCGTCACTGAAGCTCGCCGACTACTACCGGCACACCTTCGACCACAAACCGGCGTGGCAGGGGCTCTGA
- a CDS encoding transporter gives MVAHLLRLKLTLLRNGLRRSPWQLVGLAFGGLYALGIVGMCVVLLVLLRQEDPGLAQTVVVLGGSAALLGWGIVPVIASAVDMTLDPARFTMSAVPMPQLLAGLALGGLIGLPGLATLLVALGTVVTWSRGVLPAVGALAGAILGVLTCVVFSRVVTTATASLAASRRFKDVSGIAFMVPLVLLGPITAGIFQGMAGSGAFLSELAGRISWTPLGAAWSLGGDLERGQAGPAGLKLLIAVATLAGLSWCWKLLLERALVTPPYAGSRRRKGGRLGLFALLPGTPAGAITARALTYWFRDPRYSGSLVVIPLLPVVLAFQGSQTNDYGVLMITGPLTAFLLAWSISGDVSYDNTAFALHLAAGVRGVHDRLGRALACLAFALPAVLVLAIVPFFITGDWAWWPSILGISMGVLLTGLGLSSVVSARYTIAVPLPGDSPFKKPPGNVGQTLAVQFGGMGVLLVLVLPEAGLVLAQVLTGDPLFGWINLALGPVLGAALFIVGVRVGGRWLDARGPELLAQVTVNR, from the coding sequence ATGGTTGCGCACCTTCTGAGGCTGAAGCTCACGCTGCTCCGAAACGGTCTGAGGCGCAGCCCGTGGCAGCTGGTGGGGCTGGCCTTTGGCGGACTGTATGCGCTGGGAATCGTGGGCATGTGCGTGGTGCTGTTGGTCCTCCTCCGCCAGGAGGATCCGGGCCTGGCCCAGACAGTGGTTGTGCTCGGCGGCTCGGCCGCCCTGCTGGGCTGGGGGATTGTGCCCGTCATTGCCTCGGCGGTGGACATGACGCTGGACCCGGCCCGGTTCACGATGTCGGCCGTGCCCATGCCGCAATTGCTGGCCGGCCTCGCACTCGGTGGCCTCATCGGGCTCCCGGGGCTGGCCACTTTGCTCGTCGCTTTGGGAACCGTGGTCACCTGGTCTCGCGGTGTGCTGCCAGCCGTGGGCGCACTGGCCGGCGCCATCCTGGGCGTGCTCACCTGTGTGGTGTTTTCCCGCGTCGTCACTACGGCCACGGCAAGCCTGGCTGCCTCGCGGCGTTTCAAGGACGTCAGCGGGATTGCCTTCATGGTTCCCCTGGTCCTCCTCGGCCCCATCACCGCCGGCATCTTCCAGGGGATGGCGGGTTCAGGAGCCTTTCTGTCCGAGCTGGCCGGCAGGATTTCCTGGACGCCGCTGGGGGCCGCCTGGTCACTGGGCGGCGACCTCGAAAGGGGTCAGGCGGGCCCGGCAGGACTCAAGCTGCTCATCGCCGTGGCCACGCTCGCCGGGCTTTCCTGGTGCTGGAAGCTGCTGCTCGAACGCGCGCTGGTCACGCCGCCCTATGCCGGAAGCAGACGCCGGAAGGGCGGGCGGCTCGGGCTCTTCGCGCTCCTGCCCGGCACACCGGCCGGCGCCATCACGGCACGGGCGCTGACCTACTGGTTCCGTGATCCCCGGTACTCAGGTTCGCTGGTGGTCATTCCGCTGCTGCCGGTGGTGCTCGCTTTCCAGGGGAGCCAAACCAATGACTATGGCGTCCTGATGATCACCGGGCCGCTTACCGCGTTCCTCCTGGCGTGGTCCATCTCGGGGGATGTCTCGTACGACAACACCGCGTTTGCCCTGCACCTGGCCGCAGGCGTGCGGGGTGTCCATGACCGGCTGGGACGCGCGCTGGCCTGCCTGGCGTTTGCGCTGCCCGCCGTGCTGGTTCTCGCCATTGTGCCGTTCTTCATCACAGGGGACTGGGCGTGGTGGCCCTCCATCCTGGGGATATCCATGGGAGTGCTGCTGACCGGGCTGGGCCTGTCGTCGGTGGTGTCCGCCCGCTACACGATTGCCGTGCCTCTTCCCGGTGACAGCCCGTTCAAGAAGCCGCCGGGCAACGTGGGGCAGACCCTCGCCGTCCAGTTTGGCGGGATGGGTGTGCTCCTGGTGCTGGTTCTCCCGGAGGCCGGGCTGGTCCTGGCGCAGGTGCTTACCGGTGATCCGCTGTTCGGCTGGATCAACCTGGCGCTCGGCCCCGTCCTGGGCGCGGCCCTGTTCATTGTGGGGGTCCGGGTGGGCGGGCGCTGGCTTGATGCCCGCGGCCCCGAGCTCCTGGCCCAGGTCACGGTCAACCGCTGA
- a CDS encoding ABC transporter ATP-binding protein encodes MSTPLTALSIRGLAKRFGTKIAVDGISLDVPAGSFFGIVGPNGAGKTTTLSMATGLLRPDFGTAVVHGVDVWAQPLEAKKLMGILPDGVRLFDRLSGEQLVTYAGLLRGMDRAVVAARVGELLAALDLSQDAGTLVVDYSAGMTKKIALASALIHAPKILVLDEPFESVDPVSAANIRDILERYVATGGTVIVSSHVMDLVQRMCDHVAVIAGGRILAAGTVDQVRAGVSLEERFVQLVGGRSQTEGLEWLRTF; translated from the coding sequence ATGAGCACTCCCTTAACGGCCCTCTCGATCAGGGGGCTTGCCAAGCGCTTCGGCACCAAGATCGCGGTGGACGGCATCAGCCTCGACGTTCCCGCCGGTTCATTCTTCGGCATTGTCGGGCCCAACGGTGCCGGCAAGACCACCACCCTGTCCATGGCCACGGGCCTGCTCCGCCCGGACTTCGGAACGGCGGTGGTCCACGGGGTGGATGTCTGGGCGCAGCCGCTGGAGGCCAAAAAGCTGATGGGCATCCTGCCCGACGGGGTGCGGCTCTTTGACCGGCTCAGCGGTGAGCAACTGGTCACCTACGCCGGGCTGCTCCGTGGCATGGACAGGGCCGTGGTGGCTGCCCGGGTGGGGGAGCTGCTCGCAGCTTTGGACCTCAGCCAGGACGCGGGCACCCTCGTGGTGGATTACTCCGCCGGCATGACCAAGAAGATCGCGCTGGCCTCAGCGCTGATCCATGCTCCGAAAATCCTCGTGCTGGATGAGCCCTTCGAATCCGTGGATCCCGTGTCCGCCGCCAACATCAGGGACATCCTGGAAAGATACGTGGCCACGGGCGGCACCGTGATCGTGTCCAGCCACGTGATGGACCTCGTGCAGCGGATGTGCGACCACGTCGCCGTAATTGCCGGAGGCCGGATCCTGGCCGCCGGAACGGTGGACCAGGTGCGGGCCGGCGTGAGCCTGGAGGAGAGGTTCGTGCAGCTTGTGGGTGGCAGGAGCCAGACGGAGGGGCTCGAATGGTTGCGCACCTTCTGA
- a CDS encoding NADH:flavin oxidoreductase/NADH oxidase, whose protein sequence is MPALFQPLTLRSLELQHRGWVSPMCQYSCEPDEAPGVPNDWHLMHLGSFAAGGAALILTEAAAVNAEGRISPRDAGLYNDEQAEGWERIVRFVHRHGVADAKIGAQLAHAGRKASTYWPFSGRSGSVPASDGGWETVGPGTQTFDGYAPPAAMTEDDIGRVIADFAAAASRAVGIGFDTIELHGAHGYLLHQFQSPLINDRTDAWGGDAEARNRLTLAVIDAVRKVIPESMPLLLRISATDWAEGGISVEDSVSLAAQAAARGVDLVDVSSGGAVAHQQIQPGPGYQTEFAARIRRETGVATGTVGLLTSPGQAEHVVATGQADGVFIARAALRDPHWWLRAAFELGHELRWAPQYERAVPRRTF, encoded by the coding sequence GTGCCCGCGCTGTTCCAGCCCCTGACGCTGCGTTCCCTGGAGCTGCAGCACCGCGGCTGGGTTTCGCCGATGTGCCAGTACAGCTGCGAACCTGACGAGGCCCCCGGAGTGCCCAACGACTGGCACCTCATGCACCTCGGATCGTTCGCCGCCGGGGGAGCGGCCCTCATCCTGACCGAGGCTGCGGCTGTCAACGCCGAAGGGCGCATCAGCCCGCGCGACGCGGGGCTGTACAACGACGAGCAGGCGGAGGGCTGGGAGCGGATCGTCCGCTTCGTGCACCGCCACGGCGTCGCCGACGCCAAGATCGGTGCCCAGCTGGCCCATGCGGGACGGAAGGCGTCCACCTACTGGCCGTTTTCGGGCCGGAGCGGATCGGTCCCGGCGTCCGACGGCGGCTGGGAGACAGTGGGACCGGGCACCCAGACGTTCGACGGCTACGCGCCGCCCGCGGCCATGACCGAGGATGACATCGGGCGCGTCATCGCGGATTTCGCCGCCGCTGCAAGCCGCGCCGTCGGCATCGGTTTTGACACCATCGAGCTGCACGGCGCCCACGGCTACCTCTTGCACCAGTTCCAGAGCCCGCTGATCAACGACCGCACGGACGCCTGGGGAGGCGATGCGGAGGCACGCAACCGGCTGACCCTGGCCGTCATCGACGCTGTCCGCAAGGTCATCCCGGAGTCCATGCCGCTGCTGCTTCGCATCTCGGCAACCGACTGGGCGGAGGGCGGCATCAGCGTCGAGGACTCGGTCAGCCTGGCCGCGCAGGCCGCCGCGCGGGGAGTGGACCTGGTGGACGTGTCCAGCGGCGGGGCCGTGGCGCACCAGCAGATCCAGCCCGGGCCGGGCTACCAGACGGAGTTCGCAGCCCGGATCCGCCGCGAAACAGGAGTCGCCACCGGCACTGTGGGGCTGCTGACGTCCCCCGGCCAGGCCGAGCATGTGGTGGCCACCGGACAGGCCGACGGCGTCTTTATCGCCCGGGCGGCACTGCGGGATCCGCACTGGTGGCTGCGGGCCGCCTTTGAACTCGGCCACGAGCTGCGCTGGGCGCCGCAGTACGAACGGGCCGTGCCGCGCCGCACGTTCTGA
- a CDS encoding tetratricopeptide repeat protein, with product MSSPASRPVPSAASQLNLRGAVDLSSLKQRPAPPAPPGNTRAADSQQADAGPALRVDVTEANFQSLVELSAQVPVVFALWAAYSPESTSVLDALDRIIQSYGGRLVLAAADIEAFPQLAQAFQVQAVPTAVAVLKGQPVPLFQGGADEEQIRPLLDELLTVAAANGVTGNVGGGAGTSEESAPAPLPPLHQKAFDAIEEGDYAAAAAAYRQALVEMPADAEAKAGLAQVELMERLQSLSGPEGEALRQLAADEPDNLTAQLGIADLDLAGGHVEDALNRVVAYIGRNFGPERESARVRLLELFEVVGTTDERVGKARQALARVLF from the coding sequence ATGAGTTCGCCAGCTTCCCGCCCTGTCCCTTCGGCCGCGAGCCAGCTTAACCTTCGCGGCGCCGTCGACCTCTCCTCCCTCAAGCAGCGCCCGGCGCCGCCGGCGCCTCCAGGCAACACGCGCGCCGCTGATTCCCAGCAGGCCGACGCCGGACCCGCGCTCCGGGTGGACGTCACCGAGGCGAACTTCCAGAGCCTTGTGGAGCTGTCCGCCCAGGTGCCCGTGGTATTTGCCCTCTGGGCCGCCTATTCGCCCGAGTCCACCAGCGTGCTGGATGCGCTTGACCGGATCATCCAGAGTTACGGCGGCCGGCTGGTCCTCGCCGCCGCGGACATCGAAGCATTCCCGCAACTGGCCCAGGCGTTCCAGGTGCAGGCCGTTCCCACCGCCGTCGCCGTGCTCAAGGGCCAGCCGGTTCCGCTCTTCCAGGGTGGCGCCGACGAGGAGCAGATCCGCCCGCTGCTGGACGAACTGCTCACGGTTGCGGCCGCCAACGGAGTGACCGGCAACGTCGGAGGCGGCGCGGGCACATCGGAAGAATCCGCCCCGGCCCCTCTGCCGCCGCTTCACCAGAAGGCCTTCGACGCGATTGAAGAGGGTGACTACGCTGCTGCGGCCGCTGCCTACCGGCAGGCGCTCGTCGAGATGCCGGCGGACGCCGAGGCCAAGGCTGGCCTGGCGCAGGTGGAACTCATGGAACGCCTGCAGAGCCTTTCCGGACCTGAGGGCGAGGCACTGCGCCAGCTGGCCGCGGATGAACCGGACAACCTCACCGCCCAGCTGGGCATTGCCGACCTTGATCTCGCCGGCGGCCATGTGGAGGATGCCCTGAACCGCGTCGTCGCGTATATCGGCAGGAACTTCGGCCCGGAACGCGAGTCCGCCCGCGTGCGCCTGCTCGAGCTGTTCGAAGTTGTCGGAACCACCGATGAACGCGTGGGCAAGGCCCGCCAGGCCCTGGCACGGGTGCTGTTTTAG
- a CDS encoding AI-2E family transporter, whose protein sequence is MTEHTDPSMRGPEDLPDADSPQSLPAPQDTAAHHAAESSTAPQPAPHQKPVKTKGRPAALGAVLRRLRQPIPGAQPRLRFEFPPEHPDNLQAEDAGESGDTERFGSPGPRISTQHPLYLGFMGTVGVGLALLVYWIGSHTTQLLLWIVAALFIALGLDPVVRWLEGRKIPRPAGILVSVSVLMLAVVGFFATLIPTIVEQVTELVKQAPVWVRDFINSDFFRTVDNQFGVRDRITEELDKFVKNPEAMSGIFGGVVGFGSTVANGLFGTLIVLVLSLYFLAALPAMKKWGYRLAPRSRRGRVEALSEEISRSVGNYVIGQAVVALLNATFAFIVMSIIGVPFAVLLTFVVALLAFIPLVGGLIAGVVVILITLTLGWQSALAYAICYFAYLQFEAYFISPRIMQKAVAVPGAVAVISVIAGGSLLGVLGALIAIPTAAATLLLIKEIYIVRQDKH, encoded by the coding sequence GTGACTGAACACACGGATCCGTCCATGCGCGGCCCCGAAGATCTGCCCGACGCCGACTCCCCCCAGAGCCTGCCGGCACCACAGGACACTGCTGCACACCACGCGGCAGAGTCCAGCACCGCGCCGCAGCCCGCCCCGCACCAGAAGCCCGTCAAGACGAAGGGCCGTCCGGCAGCCCTCGGTGCCGTGCTGAGGCGTCTGCGCCAGCCGATCCCCGGCGCCCAGCCGCGGCTCCGGTTTGAATTCCCGCCAGAGCATCCCGACAACCTTCAGGCAGAAGATGCCGGCGAATCCGGGGACACCGAGCGTTTCGGTTCGCCCGGGCCCCGCATCTCGACGCAACACCCGCTGTACCTGGGATTCATGGGCACCGTGGGCGTCGGCTTGGCCCTCCTGGTCTACTGGATCGGTTCCCACACCACCCAGCTACTGCTCTGGATCGTGGCCGCCCTGTTCATCGCCCTCGGCCTGGACCCGGTGGTGCGCTGGCTGGAGGGCAGGAAGATCCCCCGGCCCGCCGGCATCCTCGTGTCGGTATCCGTGCTGATGCTCGCCGTCGTCGGCTTCTTCGCCACCCTCATCCCCACGATCGTGGAGCAGGTCACCGAGCTCGTGAAGCAGGCTCCAGTGTGGGTGCGCGACTTCATTAACTCGGATTTCTTCCGGACGGTGGACAACCAGTTCGGCGTTCGCGACCGCATCACGGAGGAACTGGACAAGTTCGTCAAGAACCCGGAGGCCATGAGCGGCATCTTCGGCGGCGTCGTCGGCTTCGGTTCGACGGTGGCCAATGGCCTCTTCGGCACCCTGATCGTGCTGGTGCTCAGCCTGTACTTCCTCGCCGCCCTGCCCGCAATGAAGAAATGGGGCTACCGGCTGGCACCGCGGTCCCGGCGGGGACGGGTTGAGGCGCTGTCCGAGGAGATCAGCCGCTCCGTGGGCAACTACGTCATCGGCCAGGCGGTGGTCGCCCTCCTGAATGCCACCTTTGCCTTCATTGTCATGTCCATCATCGGCGTTCCGTTCGCCGTGCTGCTGACGTTCGTGGTGGCGCTGCTGGCCTTCATCCCCCTGGTGGGCGGGCTCATCGCCGGCGTGGTGGTCATCCTGATCACGCTGACGCTGGGCTGGCAGTCCGCCCTGGCCTACGCCATCTGCTACTTCGCCTACCTGCAGTTCGAGGCGTACTTCATCTCGCCGCGCATCATGCAGAAAGCAGTGGCGGTGCCGGGCGCCGTTGCTGTCATCTCGGTGATAGCGGGCGGCAGCCTGCTAGGCGTCCTGGGGGCACTCATTGCCATCCCGACGGCGGCCGCCACCCTGCTGCTCATCAAGGAGATCTACATCGTGCGCCAGGACAAGCACTAA